The DNA segment GCTAACCGTTATTGTGGTATGGCTATAAAAGCGTGGTAAACGATAAACGGCGCAGGCCATCAAACTAAGCAACCAAGGTGCCTAAACGACACCTTGGTCAGATCGGATTAATCGCTGTCGTTAGTGATGGGGTTGTAAGACTTCCTGTTGTACTTTGGCAGGTTTATTCAGGGCTTTTCTGATCAAATCGATTAAGAAGGCGCCCATTAAGAGACCGCCGATGCTGAAGATGACATCCCCAAACATGCGCATCCAAACCAGCCTTTCAACCAGTGGACTATGGATCACTTCTGGCGAACGGGCGAACCAATATCCATGGTCGATGACGGCAAAAAACTGCGTAATCCCCACGGGCAATAACGACATAAACACCATAGCCGCTAGGCCAATGTTGAGGCTCCAGAAGGCGCCCTTGAGCATTTTGTCATTCCACTGCATATTGCCGGTGAGGCCCCGCAGACAGAAGAGCATCAAGCCCATGCCCAGCATACCGTACACGCCCATAAAGGCGGCGTGACCGTGGGTGGCCGTGGTGTTTAATCCTTGAATGTAATAGAGCGAGATAGGTGGATTGATTAAAAAGCCCAGCATACCTGCACCGACTAAGTTCCAAAACGCGGTCGCCACAAAGAACATCATCGCCCAATGATAACGTTGCATCCAGCCACTGGCTTTGCGCAGACGGTAGGTTTCCATCGCTTCAAAACCAATTATGGCGAGGGGGACGACTTCTAAGGCGGAGAAGATGGCGCCCCAAGCGATCACTGAGGTGGGTGTGCCAGTAAAGTAGAGGTGGTGTAGGGTGCCAATCAAACCTCCTGTTAAGAAGATCACTGTCGTGAATAACACCGCACCGTTGGCACTGCGACCGCGGATTAACCCTAAACGTACCAACATCAAGGCGATAACGGCGGTGGCAAAGGTTTCGAAGAAGCCTTCAACCCACAGGTGTACAACCCACCAACGCCAATATTCTGCAATCGCTAAGTTGGCGTGTTTACCCATAAAGAGGCCGGCGCCATAGAACAAGCCAATCGCCACACAGGAGGCATAGAGTACCCAAATCACAGGGCGCATCTCGCCTTGCACTTTAAGAGCGGGTTTGATGGCGGCGGTGACTAAAGCCAGCCAAATCAATAATCCGACGAGGAGTAAGATTTGCCATACTCGGCCAAGATCGATGTACTCATATCCTTGGTGACCAAAGAGGAAGTTCATGTCGAGGTCAAAATACTGCTGCACCCCAATCCATTCGCCCGCCATCGAGCCAAGTACCACGACGACCAAGGCTACCCAGAGTACGTTAACGCCGAGACGTTGATATTTCGGCTCATAACCCGATAAGGCGGGAGCAATATACAGCCCTGTGCCTAACCAGGCCGTGGCTATCCAAAATACCGCTAACTGGGTGTGCCAGGTACGAGTCACTGAGTAGGGGAGTATTTCCGAAATCGGTAAACCGTAAAACTCTTGGCCTTCAACCGCATAGTGGGCCGTGATCCCGCCGAGTAAAATTTGCAGTAAAAACAGACCAATTGCCGTGATGAAGTATTTGCCGACGGCTTTTTGTGAGGCGGTGGGTTTAGTGAAAAACAGCGGATCTTGCTCCGAGGGCTTGGGCAGACTCTCATGCTTGCCGCTCGCATGGTGCCAGATCAATCCGCCAATCCCCGCAATTAAGGTCACAATACTGAGTATCGACCAAACGATATTATCCGAGGTCGGTGTATTGCCTAGCTGGGGATCGAAGGGCCAGTTATTGGTGTAGGTATAGGGGGCATCGGGGCGCTCGGTGATTGCCGCCCAGGCTCCCCAAAAGAGGAACGCATTGAGTTGTTCGCGGCGCGCTAGATCGGGCACAGTGCCTTCTTTCATGGCGTATTGTTCACGAAGGTTGCTAAGCTCCGGATCGCTCCCAAACAGGGATAAATAATGCTGCTCGACCTTATCTATCGCCTCGATACGAGTGTCGGACAAGCGGATCAGCACTGTGCCATCGGCCTGTGGCTCGACGCTGTTATGGCGTAAATCTTCCCTTAAGGCTTGTTCAAGCCCAGCTTTTTGTTGGGAGTTTAATTGGGCAAACGGCGTTTGATATTGCTGCTCTGCGCGAATATCGAGCCAAGCTTCGGCTTCTCTGTGTAACCAGTCGGCAGTCCAATCCGGGGCAACATAAGAGCCATGTCCCCAAACCGAACCCAGTTGATGGCCGCCCATGGAGCGCCAGACCAATTGACCTTGTTCGATATCATTTTCGCTAAACACAACCTGACCATTTACATCGGTATATGCAGTGGGGATTGGCGGTTTTTCCCGATAAATTTCACTGCCTATGCTCAGCAGCACAGTGAATGAAGCAATCAGCACAATAAGCAGTGCGATAGCGGTGAGTTTTTGTTTGCTCATAAGTCTCCTTGATGCAACGTCATTTTGATACGTTTCACCTGCTATTGCGTAATACGTGCCAAGCCTTTTTGTTGTTGAAAATAAAGAAGAATATAAATTTCACTCTATGCTTGATTGTCTTTTTGATACTGAATATTGATTGTTGATATGACAGTGATTGTCTTTATGACATCTTTAGAGGCTTGTATGTCGATAACACAATGGGAAAGGTGATTTTATCTATGCTTTCAAGTTATTGCAGAGTTTAACTGGACTTAAGCTGACTTTTAGCGAATACGGCATATTTTTATATAGTTATCCTGGCGATTTTGGCGGTATA comes from the Shewanella mangrovisoli genome and includes:
- a CDS encoding nitric-oxide reductase large subunit, whose translation is MSKQKLTAIALLIVLIASFTVLLSIGSEIYREKPPIPTAYTDVNGQVVFSENDIEQGQLVWRSMGGHQLGSVWGHGSYVAPDWTADWLHREAEAWLDIRAEQQYQTPFAQLNSQQKAGLEQALREDLRHNSVEPQADGTVLIRLSDTRIEAIDKVEQHYLSLFGSDPELSNLREQYAMKEGTVPDLARREQLNAFLFWGAWAAITERPDAPYTYTNNWPFDPQLGNTPTSDNIVWSILSIVTLIAGIGGLIWHHASGKHESLPKPSEQDPLFFTKPTASQKAVGKYFITAIGLFLLQILLGGITAHYAVEGQEFYGLPISEILPYSVTRTWHTQLAVFWIATAWLGTGLYIAPALSGYEPKYQRLGVNVLWVALVVVVLGSMAGEWIGVQQYFDLDMNFLFGHQGYEYIDLGRVWQILLLVGLLIWLALVTAAIKPALKVQGEMRPVIWVLYASCVAIGLFYGAGLFMGKHANLAIAEYWRWWVVHLWVEGFFETFATAVIALMLVRLGLIRGRSANGAVLFTTVIFLTGGLIGTLHHLYFTGTPTSVIAWGAIFSALEVVPLAIIGFEAMETYRLRKASGWMQRYHWAMMFFVATAFWNLVGAGMLGFLINPPISLYYIQGLNTTATHGHAAFMGVYGMLGMGLMLFCLRGLTGNMQWNDKMLKGAFWSLNIGLAAMVFMSLLPVGITQFFAVIDHGYWFARSPEVIHSPLVERLVWMRMFGDVIFSIGGLLMGAFLIDLIRKALNKPAKVQQEVLQPHH